One Electrophorus electricus isolate fEleEle1 chromosome 10, fEleEle1.pri, whole genome shotgun sequence genomic region harbors:
- the lpcat3 gene encoding lysophospholipid acyltransferase 5 isoform X1, which yields MAAPLMEKLSEYLGSPEPAVRLILSILIGYPLALVYRRFLFHQSAFVIHLFHTLTGLSLAVFNFAGSQVYHSALCIVIQFLFLRLMGRTVTGVLSSFIFQMMYLLTAYYYTATEEYDIKWTMPHCVLTLKLIGLSFDYYDGGKEPSQLSAEQKSSALLATPSFLEVCGFSYFYGGFLVGPQFTLRNYLRLVNREMSDSPGHVPNSGIPALKRFCLGLVFLLIFTICGPYYPDSYYLTDEFEAQPFWYRCVYILLWAKVNLYKYVSCWLITEGVCILSGLGYNGRSEKGEAQWDSCANMRVWLYETTPFFTGTINSFNINTNAWVARHIFKRLKFLGNKMASQISTLFFLAIWHGLHSGYLLCFSMEFIIVNVERQAQAMVKDSPMLTAVADGPLYPLLYVVQQFIHWLFMGYPLVPFCLFTYDKWLKVYSSVYFCGHIFFVTAYLILPYLRKALVPRKTKSDNKND from the exons ATGGCGGCTCCCTTGATGGAGAAATTGTCGGAATATTTGGGTTCGCCTGAACCGGCAGTTCGATTGATTCTGTCTATTTTAATAG GTTATCCTTTAGCGCTGGTCTACCGGCGGTTCCTGTTTCATCAGTCTGCGTTTGTCATTCATCTGTTCCACACTCTCACAGGGCTCTCCCTGGCCGTGTTTAACTTTG CAG GGTCTCAGGTCTATCATTCCGCATTATGTATAGTCATCCAGTTCCTGTTTCTGAGGCTCATGGGAAGGACAGTGACTGGAGTCCTAAGCAGCTTTATTTTTCAGATG atgtaTCTCCTAACTGCTTATTACTACACAGCTACAGAGGAGTATGACATCAAGTGGACCATGCCACACTGTGTGCTCACACTCAAACTCATCg GCCTGTCATTTGATTACTATGATGGTGGAAAAGAACCA TCTCAGCTGAGCGCCGAGCAGAAGAGCTCCGCCCTGTTGGCTACGCCGTCCTTCTTGGAGGTGTGCGGTTTCTCCTACTTCTACGGCGGCTTCCTGGTGGGGCCCCAGTTTACCCTGCGCAACTACCTGAGGCTGGTCAACCGAGAGATGAGCGACTCACCTGGTCACGTGCCAAACAG TGGGATCCCTGCCCTAAAGCGTTTCTGTTTGGGGTTGGTCTTTTTGTTGATCTTCACGATATGTGGGCCATACTATCCAGACAGCTACTACCTTACTGATGAGTTTGAG GCCCAGCCATTTTGGTACAGGTGTGTTTACATCCTTCTGTGGGCTAAAGTAAACCTGTACAAATATGTCAGCTGCTGGCTAATAACG GAGGGCGTGTGCATCCTCTCTGGCCTCGGCTACAACGGGCGCAGCGAGAAGGGGGAGGCGCAGTGGGACTCCTGTGCCAACATGAGGGTGTGGCTATATGAGACCACACCCTTCTTCACAGGCACCATCAACTCCTTCAACATCAACACAAATGCTTGGGTGGCCAG GCACATTTTTAAGAGGCTGAAGTTCCTAGGTAACAAGATGGCCTCGCAGATCTCCACGCTGTTCTTCCTGGCGATCTGGCACGGCCTGCACTCCGGCtacctcctctgcttctccatgGAGTTCATCATCGTCAACGTGGAGAGGCAG GCCCAGGCTATGGTGAAGGACAGCCCCATGCTGACAGCTGTGGCCGACGGCCCTCTCTACCCCCTCTTGTACGTGGTGCAGCAGTTTATCCACTGGCTTTTCATGGGCTACCCACTTGTGCCCTTCTGCCTCTTCACCTACGACAAGTGGCTCAAG GTTTATTCATCTGTGTATTTCTGCGGCCACATCTTTTTCGTCACTGCCTATCTTATCCTACCTTACCTCCGTAAAGCACTGGTGCCTCGCAAAACCAAGAGCGACAACAAGAACGATTAG
- the lpcat3 gene encoding lysophospholipid acyltransferase 5 isoform X3: MGRTVTGVLSSFIFQMMYLLTAYYYTATEEYDIKWTMPHCVLTLKLIGLSFDYYDGGKEPSQLSAEQKSSALLATPSFLEVCGFSYFYGGFLVGPQFTLRNYLRLVNREMSDSPGHVPNSGIPALKRFCLGLVFLLIFTICGPYYPDSYYLTDEFEAQPFWYRCVYILLWAKVNLYKYVSCWLITEGVCILSGLGYNGRSEKGEAQWDSCANMRVWLYETTPFFTGTINSFNINTNAWVARHIFKRLKFLGNKMASQISTLFFLAIWHGLHSGYLLCFSMEFIIVNVERQAQAMVKDSPMLTAVADGPLYPLLYVVQQFIHWLFMGYPLVPFCLFTYDKWLKVYSSVYFCGHIFFVTAYLILPYLRKALVPRKTKSDNKND; encoded by the exons ATGGGAAGGACAGTGACTGGAGTCCTAAGCAGCTTTATTTTTCAGATG atgtaTCTCCTAACTGCTTATTACTACACAGCTACAGAGGAGTATGACATCAAGTGGACCATGCCACACTGTGTGCTCACACTCAAACTCATCg GCCTGTCATTTGATTACTATGATGGTGGAAAAGAACCA TCTCAGCTGAGCGCCGAGCAGAAGAGCTCCGCCCTGTTGGCTACGCCGTCCTTCTTGGAGGTGTGCGGTTTCTCCTACTTCTACGGCGGCTTCCTGGTGGGGCCCCAGTTTACCCTGCGCAACTACCTGAGGCTGGTCAACCGAGAGATGAGCGACTCACCTGGTCACGTGCCAAACAG TGGGATCCCTGCCCTAAAGCGTTTCTGTTTGGGGTTGGTCTTTTTGTTGATCTTCACGATATGTGGGCCATACTATCCAGACAGCTACTACCTTACTGATGAGTTTGAG GCCCAGCCATTTTGGTACAGGTGTGTTTACATCCTTCTGTGGGCTAAAGTAAACCTGTACAAATATGTCAGCTGCTGGCTAATAACG GAGGGCGTGTGCATCCTCTCTGGCCTCGGCTACAACGGGCGCAGCGAGAAGGGGGAGGCGCAGTGGGACTCCTGTGCCAACATGAGGGTGTGGCTATATGAGACCACACCCTTCTTCACAGGCACCATCAACTCCTTCAACATCAACACAAATGCTTGGGTGGCCAG GCACATTTTTAAGAGGCTGAAGTTCCTAGGTAACAAGATGGCCTCGCAGATCTCCACGCTGTTCTTCCTGGCGATCTGGCACGGCCTGCACTCCGGCtacctcctctgcttctccatgGAGTTCATCATCGTCAACGTGGAGAGGCAG GCCCAGGCTATGGTGAAGGACAGCCCCATGCTGACAGCTGTGGCCGACGGCCCTCTCTACCCCCTCTTGTACGTGGTGCAGCAGTTTATCCACTGGCTTTTCATGGGCTACCCACTTGTGCCCTTCTGCCTCTTCACCTACGACAAGTGGCTCAAG GTTTATTCATCTGTGTATTTCTGCGGCCACATCTTTTTCGTCACTGCCTATCTTATCCTACCTTACCTCCGTAAAGCACTGGTGCCTCGCAAAACCAAGAGCGACAACAAGAACGATTAG
- the lpcat3 gene encoding lysophospholipid acyltransferase 5 isoform X2, which produces MAAPLMEKLSEYLGSPEPAVRLILSILIGYPLALVYRRFLFHQSAFVIHLFHTLTGLSLAVFNFGSQVYHSALCIVIQFLFLRLMGRTVTGVLSSFIFQMMYLLTAYYYTATEEYDIKWTMPHCVLTLKLIGLSFDYYDGGKEPSQLSAEQKSSALLATPSFLEVCGFSYFYGGFLVGPQFTLRNYLRLVNREMSDSPGHVPNSGIPALKRFCLGLVFLLIFTICGPYYPDSYYLTDEFEAQPFWYRCVYILLWAKVNLYKYVSCWLITEGVCILSGLGYNGRSEKGEAQWDSCANMRVWLYETTPFFTGTINSFNINTNAWVARHIFKRLKFLGNKMASQISTLFFLAIWHGLHSGYLLCFSMEFIIVNVERQAQAMVKDSPMLTAVADGPLYPLLYVVQQFIHWLFMGYPLVPFCLFTYDKWLKVYSSVYFCGHIFFVTAYLILPYLRKALVPRKTKSDNKND; this is translated from the exons ATGGCGGCTCCCTTGATGGAGAAATTGTCGGAATATTTGGGTTCGCCTGAACCGGCAGTTCGATTGATTCTGTCTATTTTAATAG GTTATCCTTTAGCGCTGGTCTACCGGCGGTTCCTGTTTCATCAGTCTGCGTTTGTCATTCATCTGTTCCACACTCTCACAGGGCTCTCCCTGGCCGTGTTTAACTTTG GGTCTCAGGTCTATCATTCCGCATTATGTATAGTCATCCAGTTCCTGTTTCTGAGGCTCATGGGAAGGACAGTGACTGGAGTCCTAAGCAGCTTTATTTTTCAGATG atgtaTCTCCTAACTGCTTATTACTACACAGCTACAGAGGAGTATGACATCAAGTGGACCATGCCACACTGTGTGCTCACACTCAAACTCATCg GCCTGTCATTTGATTACTATGATGGTGGAAAAGAACCA TCTCAGCTGAGCGCCGAGCAGAAGAGCTCCGCCCTGTTGGCTACGCCGTCCTTCTTGGAGGTGTGCGGTTTCTCCTACTTCTACGGCGGCTTCCTGGTGGGGCCCCAGTTTACCCTGCGCAACTACCTGAGGCTGGTCAACCGAGAGATGAGCGACTCACCTGGTCACGTGCCAAACAG TGGGATCCCTGCCCTAAAGCGTTTCTGTTTGGGGTTGGTCTTTTTGTTGATCTTCACGATATGTGGGCCATACTATCCAGACAGCTACTACCTTACTGATGAGTTTGAG GCCCAGCCATTTTGGTACAGGTGTGTTTACATCCTTCTGTGGGCTAAAGTAAACCTGTACAAATATGTCAGCTGCTGGCTAATAACG GAGGGCGTGTGCATCCTCTCTGGCCTCGGCTACAACGGGCGCAGCGAGAAGGGGGAGGCGCAGTGGGACTCCTGTGCCAACATGAGGGTGTGGCTATATGAGACCACACCCTTCTTCACAGGCACCATCAACTCCTTCAACATCAACACAAATGCTTGGGTGGCCAG GCACATTTTTAAGAGGCTGAAGTTCCTAGGTAACAAGATGGCCTCGCAGATCTCCACGCTGTTCTTCCTGGCGATCTGGCACGGCCTGCACTCCGGCtacctcctctgcttctccatgGAGTTCATCATCGTCAACGTGGAGAGGCAG GCCCAGGCTATGGTGAAGGACAGCCCCATGCTGACAGCTGTGGCCGACGGCCCTCTCTACCCCCTCTTGTACGTGGTGCAGCAGTTTATCCACTGGCTTTTCATGGGCTACCCACTTGTGCCCTTCTGCCTCTTCACCTACGACAAGTGGCTCAAG GTTTATTCATCTGTGTATTTCTGCGGCCACATCTTTTTCGTCACTGCCTATCTTATCCTACCTTACCTCCGTAAAGCACTGGTGCCTCGCAAAACCAAGAGCGACAACAAGAACGATTAG